In Tripterygium wilfordii isolate XIE 37 chromosome 23, ASM1340144v1, whole genome shotgun sequence, one genomic interval encodes:
- the LOC119992476 gene encoding uncharacterized protein LOC119992476 gives MAYKHVQKFISLANCASTRKGMIHLNVMLYHCRSEPSEEKLSYEWYEKAFPKMKKLSYLLKDVDLIDGCLVNIKDDSMIFDPHIQQKMHTFKSIVRVFIGSPLLQQILQKDAVVFSDGAKNNIISSFSKPCEREPMVVNSLNKVADFLNISSQKRKLVRATVSPQVTQHRIWSGALMEILNGLKAEMDCLNYGYSDEGSNMAQQIVSGCLKFLAENDIGHDPDSTSWMRLTPSKVFDYSASSKWEDVLDMFNDLIVCLEGEMGLFYHVAKLKVMKEGLSQIKGIMVEKGIGYKDARYQGILVRKKLSKTLGHSSRCLFTLLLYYLYGCVRDIEVDVCGSIYGCGNEDRFSLCMGRILTSEDDKMLWGGVKQLSRALQLFKFVWETAEMKGALDLQGHLWCVGAEERSVTYRGTTFFVHGINI, from the coding sequence ATGGCATACAAGCATGTGCAAAAGTTTATTTCCTTGGCAAATTGTGCTAGCACGAGAAAGGGTATGATCCATTTGAATGTGATGTTGTATCACTGTAGAAGCGAACCCAGTGAAGAGAAACTGTCATATGAATGGTATGAAAAGGCATTTCCTAAGATGAAAAAATTGAGCTATTTGTTGAAAGACGTGGATTTGATTGATGGATGCCTGGTTAACATAAAGGATGATTCAATGATTTTTGATCCTCATATTCAGCAGAAAATGCATACTTTCAAATCAATTGTCAGGGTGTTTATCGGGTCTCCATTACTCCAGCAAATACTACAGAAGGATGCTGTGGTATTTTCAGATGGTGCAAAAAACAACATTATTTCTTCCTTCAGTAAACCTTGTGAAAGAGAGCCCATGGTTGTTAATTCTCTAAACAAGGTGGCAGACTTCCTTAacatttcttctcaaaaaagaaaattggtgCGGGCAACAGTATCTCCACAGGTCACGCAGCATCGCATATGGTCAGGAGCGCTTATGGAGATTTTAAATGGGTTGAAAGCAGAGATGGATTGTTTAAATTACGGATATTCAGATGAGGGGTCAAATATGGCTCAGCAGATTGTTTCTGGTTGTCTGAAATTCTTAGCTGAAAATGACATTGGCCATGATCCTGACTCAACTTCATGGATGCGGCTAACACCTAGTAAAGTTTTTGACTATTCTGCTTCATCTAAATGGGAAGATGTTCTTGATATGTTCAATGATCTTATTGTCTGCTTAGAGGGTGAAATGGGACTGTTCTATCATGTAGCCAAACTTAAGGTCATGAAAGAAGGGCTGTCTCAAATTAAGGGCATTATGGTTGAGAAAGGTATTGGATACAAGGATGCTCGGTATCAAGGGATCCTGGTACGAAAGAAGCTCTCCAAGACATTGGGTCACTCATCCCGATGCTTATTCACCCTTCTGCTGTATTACCTCTATGGATGTGTGAGAGATATCGAAGTGGATGTATGTGGCAGTATTTATGGGTGTGGCAACGAGGATAGGTTTTCATTGTGCATGGGAAGAATTTTGACGTCAGAAGATGATAAGATGCTCTGGGGTGGGGTGAAGCAGTTGAGCAGGGCTCTACAACTATTCAAGTTCGTGTGGGAAACAGCTGAAATGAAAGGGGCTCTGGACTTGCAAGGCCACTTATGGTGCGTGGGGGCTGAAGAACGATCTGTCACCTACAGAGGAACTACTTTCTTTGTGCATGGAATCAATATTTGA